A single genomic interval of Labilibaculum sp. DW002 harbors:
- a CDS encoding UDP-glucose dehydrogenase family protein: MNITIIGTGYVGLVSGTCFAETGITVTCVDVDQKKIDNLNQGIIPIYEPGLTPMVQKNMEKGRLFFSTSLKDSIAEADAVFIAVGTPPDEDGSADLQYVLGVAREIGKHSDHYMVIVTKSTVPIGTAEKVKAAIQDELDKRKQDIPFDVASNPEFLKEGAAIDDFLKPDRVVIGTESERAQKVMKKLYKPFLMNNHPVIFMDIPSAEMTKYAANSMLATKISFMNDIANLCEIVGADVNNVRRGIGSDTRIGHKFIYPGTGYGGSCFPKDVQALVKTSEQNGHPLEILKSVELVNNRQKSVLYRKMMTHFNGNLKGKKIAIWGLSFKPNTDDMREAPALVIIDKLLKEGAEVVAYDPVAMEECHHKIGDSIGYAKDQYEALIDADALVVVTEWNEFKVPNFRVMEKLLKNKLIFDGRNIYDIEELIENEYTYYSIGRKAISAVHEAASK; this comes from the coding sequence ATGAACATTACAATTATTGGTACAGGTTACGTGGGCTTAGTATCCGGAACTTGTTTTGCTGAAACGGGTATTACCGTCACTTGCGTTGACGTAGATCAGAAAAAAATCGACAACCTTAATCAGGGCATTATTCCTATTTATGAACCAGGACTAACTCCTATGGTTCAAAAAAACATGGAAAAAGGTCGCTTGTTCTTCTCAACTAGTCTTAAAGATAGTATTGCTGAAGCAGACGCAGTATTTATTGCGGTTGGAACTCCTCCCGATGAAGATGGTAGTGCGGATCTTCAATATGTACTTGGTGTTGCTAGAGAAATAGGAAAACATTCCGATCATTATATGGTTATCGTTACCAAAAGTACCGTACCAATCGGAACAGCTGAAAAAGTAAAAGCTGCCATACAAGATGAGCTAGATAAAAGAAAACAGGATATTCCATTCGATGTTGCATCAAACCCAGAATTCCTAAAAGAAGGAGCTGCTATTGATGACTTCTTGAAACCCGACCGAGTTGTAATTGGCACAGAATCTGAAAGAGCTCAAAAAGTAATGAAAAAACTTTACAAGCCTTTTTTAATGAACAACCATCCTGTAATTTTTATGGATATTCCTTCTGCTGAGATGACTAAATACGCTGCCAACTCTATGCTGGCAACAAAAATCTCTTTCATGAATGACATTGCCAACCTTTGTGAAATTGTTGGTGCTGATGTGAATAACGTTAGAAGAGGAATTGGTTCAGATACCAGAATTGGCCACAAATTTATTTATCCTGGCACGGGATATGGTGGATCTTGTTTCCCTAAAGATGTACAAGCCTTGGTTAAGACTTCCGAACAAAATGGTCATCCATTAGAAATTCTAAAATCGGTAGAACTTGTAAACAACAGACAAAAGAGTGTATTGTACAGGAAAATGATGACACATTTCAATGGCAATTTAAAAGGCAAAAAAATTGCAATTTGGGGACTTTCCTTTAAGCCTAACACAGATGATATGCGTGAAGCTCCTGCTCTTGTTATTATTGACAAGCTATTAAAAGAAGGTGCTGAAGTTGTTGCATACGATCCTGTTGCCATGGAAGAATGCCACCACAAAATTGGCGACTCCATTGGCTATGCAAAAGATCAATACGAAGCATTAATTGATGCAGATGCTCTTGTAGTAGTTACTGAATGGAATGAATTTAAGGTGCCAAACTTTAGAGTAATGGAGAAACTACTTAAAAACAAACTAATTTTTGATGGTAGAAACATTTACGACATCGAGGAGTTAATCGAAAACGAATACACCTATTATTCTATTGGTCGAAAAGCTATTTCTGCCGTACACGAAGCCGCTAGCAAATAA
- a CDS encoding alkylphosphonate utilization protein: protein MWSTVPAVQVIAWRMLNRLRAEGWPQDLLDMLYLEEDTLEWAKATGEGEDDEDVVKHIDSNGAQLQAGDTVTLIKDLNVKGGGFTAKRGTAVRNISLVSDNAEHIEGRVEGQHIVILTKYVKKSS from the coding sequence ATGTGGAGCACTGTACCCGCAGTTCAAGTTATAGCTTGGAGAATGCTAAATCGATTACGTGCTGAAGGTTGGCCTCAAGATTTACTTGACATGCTTTACTTAGAAGAAGATACTTTAGAATGGGCGAAGGCAACTGGCGAAGGAGAAGATGATGAAGATGTAGTAAAACATATCGACAGTAATGGAGCTCAACTTCAAGCAGGCGATACAGTTACATTAATTAAAGATTTGAATGTTAAAGGTGGAGGCTTCACAGCAAAACGTGGAACTGCAGTCCGTAACATTTCATTAGTATCAGACAATGCTGAACATATCGAAGGAAGAGTAGAAGGACAGCACATTGTTATTCTAACGAAATACGTTAAAAAATCAAGCTAG
- the rpsA gene encoding 30S ribosomal protein S1, with product MSNLLVNKLFSMVEENKNAAVEAEFDWDAFENEDAGFAANRADLEAQYDKTLSTVAEKEVIDGIVISMNKREVVINIGYKSDGIVSLNEFRYNPELTVGDTVEVYVESQEDKKGQLVLSHKKARALRSWDRVNSALENDEIIKGYIKCRTKGGMIVDVFGIEAFLPGSQIDVKPIRDYDIYVGKTMEFKVVKINHEFKNVVVSHKALIEAELEQQKKEIIAKLEKGQVLEGTVKNITSYGVFIDLGGVDGLIHITDLSWGRVSHPSEIVELDQKLNVVILDFDDDKKRIALGLKQLTPHPWDALDAEMKVGDRVMGKVVVMADYGAFVEIAAGVEGLIHVSEMSWSQHLRSAQDFMKVGDEVEAQIITLDREERKMSLGLKQLKQDPWEGVEAKYAVNSKHAAKVRNFTNFGVFVEIEEGVDGLIHISDLSWTKKVKHPAEFTQIGAEIEVVVLEIDKDNRRLSLGHKQLEENPWDVFETIFATDSTHEGTIVEVFEKGAVVALPYGVEGFATPRHLVKEDGSQAKVDEKLTFKVIEFSKAAKRIILSHSRTFEDVKRAEVSEKKKSESANMKKGVKKMKDSLEKTTLGDISELAALKSQLEKGDK from the coding sequence ATGTCTAATTTACTAGTAAACAAACTATTTAGTATGGTTGAAGAAAACAAAAATGCTGCTGTTGAAGCAGAATTTGATTGGGATGCATTTGAAAATGAAGATGCAGGTTTTGCTGCTAACAGAGCAGATTTAGAAGCTCAGTACGATAAAACATTATCTACTGTTGCTGAAAAAGAGGTTATCGATGGTATCGTTATCTCAATGAACAAAAGAGAAGTTGTAATCAATATTGGTTACAAATCAGACGGTATCGTATCATTAAACGAATTCCGTTACAACCCGGAATTAACAGTTGGTGATACTGTTGAAGTTTACGTTGAGTCTCAAGAAGACAAAAAAGGACAGTTAGTTCTTTCTCACAAAAAAGCTCGTGCATTACGTTCATGGGATCGTGTGAACTCTGCACTTGAAAATGACGAAATTATTAAGGGTTACATCAAGTGTCGTACTAAGGGTGGTATGATCGTTGACGTATTTGGTATTGAAGCTTTCTTGCCAGGTTCTCAAATTGATGTTAAGCCTATCCGTGACTACGATATTTACGTAGGAAAAACTATGGAATTCAAGGTTGTGAAAATCAATCACGAATTCAAAAACGTTGTTGTATCTCACAAAGCTCTTATTGAGGCTGAGTTGGAGCAACAGAAGAAAGAAATTATCGCTAAGCTTGAAAAAGGTCAGGTTCTTGAAGGAACAGTTAAGAATATCACTTCTTATGGTGTATTCATCGACCTTGGTGGTGTAGACGGTTTGATCCACATTACTGACTTATCATGGGGTAGAGTTTCTCATCCAAGTGAAATCGTTGAATTAGATCAGAAATTGAACGTTGTAATTCTTGATTTCGATGATGATAAGAAACGTATCGCTTTAGGTCTTAAGCAACTTACTCCTCATCCATGGGATGCTCTTGACGCTGAAATGAAAGTTGGCGACAGAGTAATGGGTAAAGTTGTAGTTATGGCTGATTACGGTGCATTCGTTGAGATTGCTGCTGGTGTAGAAGGTCTTATCCACGTTTCTGAAATGTCTTGGTCTCAGCACTTACGTTCTGCGCAAGATTTCATGAAAGTAGGAGATGAGGTTGAAGCTCAAATTATCACTTTAGATCGTGAAGAAAGAAAAATGTCTCTTGGACTTAAGCAATTGAAGCAAGATCCTTGGGAAGGTGTAGAAGCTAAGTATGCTGTAAACTCTAAGCACGCTGCTAAGGTTCGTAACTTCACAAACTTCGGTGTATTCGTTGAGATTGAAGAAGGTGTTGATGGTTTGATTCACATTTCTGATCTTTCTTGGACTAAGAAGGTGAAGCATCCAGCTGAATTCACTCAAATTGGTGCTGAGATTGAAGTTGTAGTTCTAGAAATAGACAAAGACAACAGAAGATTGAGTCTAGGTCATAAGCAATTGGAAGAGAATCCATGGGATGTATTCGAAACAATCTTTGCTACTGACTCAACTCACGAAGGTACTATCGTAGAAGTTTTTGAAAAAGGTGCTGTTGTTGCTCTTCCTTACGGTGTTGAAGGATTCGCTACTCCACGTCACTTAGTTAAAGAAGATGGATCACAAGCTAAAGTTGATGAGAAACTTACTTTCAAAGTAATTGAATTCTCTAAAGCTGCTAAGCGTATCATCCTTTCTCACTCTAGAACTTTCGAAGATGTGAAGCGTGCAGAAGTTTCTGAAAAGAAAAAATCTGAGTCAGCTAACATGAAAAAAGGAGTTAAGAAGATGAAAGATTCATTAGAAAAAACTACCTTAGGTGATATTTCTGAATTGGCTGCTTTAAAATCTCAACTTGAAAAAGGAGATAAGTAA
- a CDS encoding STAS domain-containing protein produces the protein MDFKIDKKDGYTLVQVLNERLDTHIAPELKSKLVLIFSEGEKNILLNLDACSYCDSSGLSAILVANRLCKNANGTFVLYGLQPAVERLVSISQLDSVLNIAYNMDDAVSTMKNQIELNK, from the coding sequence ATGGACTTTAAGATTGACAAAAAAGACGGATACACCTTAGTTCAGGTTCTTAATGAAAGACTGGATACTCATATTGCTCCTGAACTGAAATCGAAGTTAGTTTTGATTTTCTCAGAAGGAGAGAAGAATATTCTTTTGAATTTAGATGCTTGTAGTTACTGTGATTCATCTGGCTTAAGTGCCATTCTTGTTGCCAATAGGTTATGTAAGAATGCCAACGGAACTTTTGTTCTTTATGGCTTACAACCTGCAGTTGAAAGATTAGTCTCTATTTCACAGTTAGATTCAGTCCTAAATATTGCTTACAATATGGACGATGCTGTATCTACTATGAAAAATCAAATTGAATTAAACAAATAG
- a CDS encoding ribonuclease Z, with protein MKFELTILGSNSALPTSKRFPTAQVLNVLERFFLIDCGEGTQIQLKRFKIPMSRINHIFISHMHGDHIFGLIGLLSTFSLQGRKNELHIYGHSKLEKLIRFQLELLESKVEYTLIFHNIFGKEIQTLFEDETLTVQSFPLKHGVMPCAGFLFKEKDRPRTLKADMLAFYNVPIKNRNGIKMGEDFVLEDGEVIANAKLTMDPPKSRSYAFCTDTAYFPRIVPIIKGVDLLYHEATFLKSEEKRAKKTYHSTAEQAAKIALEAKVGQLLIGHFSARFKDLKGHLNEASEIFPKTMLAEDGKKFSVELDRD; from the coding sequence GTGAAATTTGAATTAACAATCTTAGGTAGTAATTCTGCATTACCAACCTCAAAAAGATTCCCAACCGCTCAAGTGCTCAATGTACTTGAGCGGTTTTTTTTAATTGATTGTGGTGAAGGCACACAAATTCAATTGAAACGGTTCAAGATTCCTATGAGCCGAATCAATCACATCTTTATTTCGCACATGCATGGCGACCATATTTTTGGTTTAATTGGTCTGCTTTCTACTTTCTCATTGCAAGGGCGAAAAAATGAACTTCACATATACGGGCATAGCAAATTGGAAAAGTTAATTCGTTTCCAGCTGGAACTATTAGAAAGTAAAGTGGAGTATACTCTTATCTTCCATAATATATTTGGAAAGGAGATTCAAACACTTTTTGAAGATGAAACTCTAACAGTTCAATCTTTCCCATTAAAACATGGTGTGATGCCCTGTGCCGGCTTTTTGTTTAAAGAAAAGGATAGACCACGTACCTTAAAGGCAGATATGCTCGCATTTTATAATGTTCCAATTAAAAATAGGAATGGTATAAAAATGGGTGAAGATTTTGTTCTTGAAGATGGAGAAGTGATCGCAAATGCAAAGTTGACCATGGATCCGCCAAAATCAAGAAGCTATGCCTTTTGTACAGATACTGCTTATTTCCCCAGAATTGTACCTATTATAAAAGGTGTTGACTTGTTGTACCACGAAGCAACATTTTTAAAGTCAGAAGAAAAAAGAGCTAAGAAAACCTATCACTCGACAGCCGAGCAAGCTGCTAAGATCGCTTTAGAAGCAAAGGTAGGGCAATTACTAATTGGTCATTTCTCTGCTCGCTTTAAGGATCTTAAAGGGCATTTAAATGAGGCAAGTGAAATATTTCCAAAAACAATGTTAGCGGAAGATGGGAAAAAGTTTTCAGTAGAACTTGATCGGGATTAA
- a CDS encoding C1 family peptidase — protein MKRILLSAVAVALCASGFAQQKKDKSTFKEYEPGYYQNSILKDIRMVNEKLESKDMDKKFFMDQSSYELPNKVSMYKDNTEWAQNTISQGNTGTCWCFSTTSFYESEVYRLHRKKVDISELYTVYWEYVEKARRFVKERGDSEFGQGSEGNAVARMWKQYGVIPQSEYTGLKDGRKFHTHEKMYNEMLAYLKFLKKSNAWNEDEAIATIKSIMNHYIGVPPTKFTVEGKEYTPQTYLKNYLKLNPDDYIELLSYKQEPYWEQVEYKVPDNWWHSKEYYNVPLDVYMKAIKAAVREGYTMSIGGDVSEAGFLRTTNCAMIPSFDIPSEYITEDARQFRFSNGTTTDDHGMHLIGYYVDKNGKDWYLIKDSSSGSRNIDENSAEFGYYFFHEDYVKLKMMGVTVHKDAVKKLLKKFK, from the coding sequence ATGAAAAGAATTTTATTATCAGCTGTGGCAGTTGCACTTTGTGCTTCTGGTTTTGCTCAGCAGAAAAAAGACAAATCAACTTTTAAAGAATATGAGCCTGGCTATTACCAGAACTCCATTCTTAAGGATATCAGAATGGTAAATGAGAAATTGGAAAGCAAGGATATGGATAAGAAGTTCTTTATGGACCAAAGCTCCTACGAATTGCCAAATAAGGTTTCGATGTATAAGGATAATACAGAATGGGCACAAAACACCATATCTCAAGGAAATACAGGTACCTGTTGGTGTTTTTCTACAACATCATTTTATGAGTCAGAGGTGTATCGTCTTCATAGGAAAAAGGTAGATATTTCTGAATTATACACTGTATACTGGGAGTATGTTGAAAAAGCACGTCGTTTTGTAAAAGAAAGAGGAGATTCTGAGTTTGGACAAGGATCGGAAGGGAATGCTGTAGCTCGTATGTGGAAGCAGTATGGTGTTATTCCTCAGTCAGAATACACGGGATTGAAAGATGGTCGTAAGTTTCATACACATGAGAAAATGTATAATGAAATGTTGGCTTATTTGAAATTCTTAAAGAAGAGCAATGCATGGAACGAAGATGAGGCAATTGCGACTATTAAGTCAATCATGAATCATTATATTGGTGTGCCTCCAACTAAATTTACCGTTGAAGGTAAGGAATATACACCTCAAACCTATTTAAAGAATTACCTGAAGTTGAATCCAGATGATTATATCGAGTTATTGTCATATAAACAAGAACCATACTGGGAGCAAGTAGAGTATAAGGTTCCTGATAACTGGTGGCATTCGAAAGAATATTATAATGTACCTCTTGATGTTTATATGAAAGCGATTAAAGCAGCTGTACGCGAAGGTTATACTATGAGTATTGGTGGTGATGTTTCTGAAGCTGGTTTTTTACGTACAACAAACTGTGCGATGATTCCTTCATTCGATATTCCATCTGAGTATATTACTGAAGATGCTCGTCAGTTCCGTTTTTCTAATGGAACAACAACTGATGACCATGGTATGCACTTGATTGGATACTATGTTGATAAGAATGGTAAAGATTGGTATTTAATCAAAGATTCTAGTTCCGGATCACGTAATATTGACGAGAATTCAGCAGAATTTGGATACTATTTCTTTCACGAAGATTACGTGAAGCTTAAGATGATGGGCGTTACAGTTCATAAAGATGCTGTAAAGAAATTATTAAAGAAGTTTAAGTAA
- the guaA gene encoding glutamine-hydrolyzing GMP synthase yields MQEKILILDFGSQYTQLIARRVRELNVYCEIHPYNNPPKLDDSIKGVILSGSPFSVREENAPIPDLSEIKGKLPLLGVCYGAQHLAHCFGGEVMASNKREYGRANLTSVDATNDLLEGISMNSQVWMSHGDTIERMPENYKVIASTADVENAAFAIEGETSYGIQFHPEVYHSTEGAILLKNFIVGICGCAQSWTPDAFVETTVAELKEQLGDESVILALSGGVDSTVAAMLLHKAIGKNLYCIFVDNGLLRKNEFADVMKKYETLGLNVTGVDAGDKFISAMAGVTDPEGKRKIIGNAFVEVFDEESHKIENAKWLAQGTIYPDVIESVSVTGGPSQTIKSHHNVGGLPDYMKLKVVEPLKLLFKDEVRRVGRSMGLEEKFIARHPFPGPGLGIRILGDITHEKVRILQEVDHIYISGLIEDGLYDEVWQAGAMLLPVQSVGVMGDERTYERVVALRAVSSTDGMTADWSHLPYEFLAKISNKIINGVKGVNRVVYDISSKPPATIEWE; encoded by the coding sequence ATGCAAGAAAAGATTTTAATTCTTGACTTTGGCTCGCAGTACACTCAGCTTATCGCTAGACGTGTTCGCGAATTAAATGTTTATTGCGAAATTCACCCTTATAATAATCCTCCTAAATTGGACGATAGTATTAAAGGTGTGATTCTTTCGGGAAGTCCATTCTCGGTTCGCGAAGAAAATGCTCCAATTCCAGATTTATCAGAAATTAAAGGCAAATTACCACTTCTTGGTGTTTGTTATGGTGCTCAGCATTTGGCTCACTGTTTTGGTGGAGAAGTTATGGCATCAAACAAAAGAGAATATGGTCGTGCTAACTTGACTTCTGTTGATGCAACTAATGATTTGTTAGAAGGTATTAGCATGAATTCACAAGTGTGGATGTCACATGGTGACACCATCGAGCGCATGCCTGAAAATTATAAAGTAATTGCCAGTACAGCTGATGTTGAGAATGCGGCTTTTGCAATCGAAGGTGAAACATCATACGGTATCCAATTCCATCCGGAGGTGTACCATAGTACTGAAGGTGCAATTTTGTTGAAGAACTTTATTGTTGGAATTTGTGGTTGCGCACAAAGTTGGACACCTGATGCCTTTGTTGAAACCACAGTGGCTGAATTAAAAGAACAACTTGGTGATGAGAGTGTTATTTTAGCTCTTTCGGGAGGTGTTGATTCTACCGTTGCTGCAATGTTATTGCATAAAGCAATTGGTAAAAACCTATATTGTATTTTTGTTGATAACGGACTTCTTCGTAAGAATGAGTTTGCTGACGTGATGAAAAAATATGAAACTTTAGGTTTAAATGTAACTGGAGTTGATGCCGGAGATAAATTTATTTCAGCTATGGCTGGAGTAACTGACCCTGAAGGGAAGCGTAAGATTATCGGGAACGCTTTTGTCGAAGTTTTCGATGAAGAATCTCATAAAATAGAGAATGCAAAATGGTTAGCTCAAGGTACAATTTATCCTGATGTTATCGAATCTGTATCAGTAACTGGAGGTCCTTCACAGACTATTAAATCTCACCACAATGTTGGTGGATTGCCAGATTATATGAAACTTAAGGTAGTTGAACCTCTTAAGCTATTATTTAAGGATGAGGTTCGTCGTGTAGGTCGTAGTATGGGACTTGAGGAAAAGTTTATTGCTCGTCATCCTTTCCCAGGACCAGGATTAGGAATCCGTATTCTGGGTGATATTACACACGAGAAAGTTCGTATCCTTCAAGAAGTTGATCATATCTACATTTCAGGTTTGATTGAAGATGGACTTTATGACGAAGTTTGGCAAGCAGGAGCAATGTTATTGCCGGTTCAGTCGGTAGGTGTTATGGGTGATGAAAGAACTTATGAAAGAGTTGTTGCCCTTCGTGCAGTTAGTTCTACTGATGGTATGACAGCTGACTGGTCGCATTTACCTTATGAATTCCTTGCAAAGATTTCAAATAAAATTATCAATGGTGTTAAAGGTGTTAATCGGGTGGTGTATGACATCAGTTCGAAACCACCGGCAACTATTGAGTGGGAATAA
- a CDS encoding response regulator yields the protein MKHNPQILLVGFHNLLSIESLPQISFVKCTTGQEAIELISSNQFDLIISKFQIKDQNAIKLNQVAESLRTYYTNSDPKKFKLLVVTSNSDEDKACKENNLLYFPETLDLKLLVLKLIALPKEPRKTIEKEPTIIDFKELFIRVDNNREFIQTVIEKFFEIKDSRIDDIKTPLLEKDYKRAKDAAHKLKGVLANFSMMEARITIVELENLILENNQDLAIQKLEQLVQDIKTAEAFYRNNLDQFKN from the coding sequence ATGAAACATAACCCTCAGATCCTTTTAGTTGGTTTTCATAACTTGTTGAGCATTGAATCTTTGCCTCAAATTTCTTTTGTAAAATGTACTACAGGACAGGAAGCCATTGAACTTATCAGCTCCAATCAATTTGATTTAATAATTTCTAAATTTCAAATTAAGGATCAAAATGCGATCAAATTAAATCAAGTTGCTGAATCTCTAAGAACTTACTATACAAATAGCGATCCAAAAAAATTCAAATTACTAGTTGTAACTTCAAATTCAGATGAAGATAAAGCTTGTAAAGAGAACAATTTATTATATTTCCCAGAAACTCTTGACTTAAAATTATTAGTTCTTAAATTAATTGCACTTCCCAAAGAACCACGAAAAACAATCGAAAAAGAACCTACTATTATTGATTTTAAGGAACTATTTATTCGCGTAGACAATAATCGTGAATTTATTCAAACTGTAATTGAAAAATTCTTTGAAATAAAAGACTCTCGTATCGATGACATTAAAACACCTTTATTAGAAAAAGATTACAAACGAGCAAAAGACGCCGCACATAAGTTAAAAGGAGTACTTGCAAATTTCTCGATGATGGAAGCAAGAATAACAATTGTAGAATTAGAAAATCTGATTTTAGAAAACAATCAGGATTTAGCAATTCAAAAATTGGAGCAATTAGTGCAGGATATAAAAACAGCCGAAGCGTTTTACCGAAATAATCTGGATCAATTTAAAAACTAA
- a CDS encoding S41 family peptidase — translation MSSKKIFLRNVVSVCLVVLFTHVGSLQAQSVKNQAIKYQNLLALIDAFYVDTVSLERLTEDAVVKVLAELDPHSIYISKDEIKEMNEPLQGSFSGIGIQFNILRDTLMVVATIPGGPSEKVGLRAGDRILKIDDENVAAIGLKNNDVRKKLRGDKGTIVELIVKRKREKDLIDFVITRDKIPIHSLDAAYMIDNKIGYIKLNRFAATTSEEFLEALIKLKGENMQDMIIDLRGNGGGYMQAAIEIVDQLFESEQLIVYTKGLTTPRRESVSTTKGIFKEGKVVVLIDEGSASASEIVSGAIQDWDRGVILGRRSFGKGLVQRQFPLSDGSMIRLTTAHYYTPTGRCIQKTYEKGLENYHLDILKRYQSGEMISADSIQFADSLKYNTLVKNRVVYGGGGIMPDIFVPIDTTANFKYFNLLVRKNVVYPFVVNYMDENLPKLRKKYPAFEDFAKKFEVSEEMLTTIVEMGEKEGIEKTEEDYNAVVDDLKLHVKALLARDLWKSSEYYKIVNKDNDFIKKAVEVLKNKEVYQKELANE, via the coding sequence ATGAGTAGTAAAAAAATATTTTTGAGGAACGTAGTTTCTGTCTGTTTAGTTGTATTGTTTACGCATGTCGGGAGTCTTCAAGCTCAATCTGTAAAGAATCAAGCTATAAAGTATCAAAATCTTTTGGCGTTAATTGATGCTTTTTATGTTGATACGGTTAGCCTAGAGCGTTTAACTGAAGATGCAGTTGTAAAAGTGTTGGCAGAATTAGACCCTCATTCGATATATATCAGTAAGGATGAAATAAAGGAAATGAATGAGCCTTTACAAGGAAGCTTTAGTGGAATAGGTATTCAATTCAATATTTTAAGAGATACTCTTATGGTGGTTGCTACCATTCCAGGAGGTCCTTCAGAAAAGGTTGGTCTTCGGGCTGGTGATCGTATTTTAAAGATCGATGACGAGAACGTTGCGGCGATAGGATTGAAAAATAACGATGTTCGTAAGAAATTACGTGGTGATAAAGGAACTATTGTTGAGCTAATTGTAAAGCGTAAAAGAGAAAAAGATTTAATTGATTTTGTGATTACGCGAGATAAAATTCCAATTCATAGTTTGGATGCGGCTTATATGATAGACAATAAGATTGGTTACATCAAGTTGAATCGATTTGCAGCTACAACGTCTGAAGAGTTTTTGGAGGCTTTAATTAAGCTTAAAGGCGAGAATATGCAAGATATGATCATTGACTTAAGAGGTAATGGTGGTGGATACATGCAAGCAGCTATTGAGATTGTAGATCAATTGTTTGAATCAGAGCAACTAATTGTTTATACCAAAGGATTAACTACTCCAAGAAGGGAAAGTGTTTCAACAACAAAAGGGATATTTAAAGAAGGGAAAGTGGTTGTTCTTATAGATGAAGGTTCTGCTTCTGCTTCGGAAATTGTATCTGGAGCTATTCAAGATTGGGATCGAGGCGTGATTCTTGGAAGAAGATCATTTGGAAAAGGACTGGTTCAACGTCAATTTCCTTTGTCGGATGGTTCAATGATTCGTTTAACTACCGCACATTATTACACCCCAACGGGAAGATGTATTCAAAAAACATATGAAAAAGGATTGGAGAATTATCACCTTGATATTTTGAAAAGGTATCAATCGGGAGAGATGATTAGTGCGGATAGTATTCAATTTGCCGATTCTTTAAAATACAATACCTTGGTGAAAAATAGAGTTGTGTATGGTGGAGGTGGTATTATGCCAGATATTTTTGTGCCAATTGATACAACGGCAAATTTCAAATATTTTAATTTATTGGTTCGAAAAAATGTAGTTTATCCGTTTGTGGTTAATTATATGGATGAAAATTTGCCTAAACTGAGAAAAAAGTACCCAGCATTTGAAGATTTTGCGAAAAAGTTTGAAGTAAGTGAAGAGATGCTTACTACAATTGTTGAAATGGGAGAAAAAGAAGGGATTGAGAAAACTGAAGAAGATTACAATGCTGTTGTTGATGATTTAAAACTTCATGTTAAGGCTCTTCTTGCTAGAGATTTATGGAAAAGTTCAGAGTATTATAAGATTGTAAATAAGGATAATGATTTTATAAAAAAGGCTGTGGAAGTACTGAAAAATAAGGAAGTTTATCAAAAAGAACTCGCAAACGAATAA